The sequence GTGCGGCAGGTTTGTATGAGCGAAGGGGTGGATGGCGTGTGGCGCTGAAGATTTATTCGCGTATCTCTAAACTTTCCACAAGTGTGGCCGGGGGGGGAGTGGCTAGAGAGGCACGGCAAGCGGCGGCTCGTGTTCAAAAGCTTGAGGCTTATCTGGCGTCGGTATCCCGGCGCGAGGAAAAATTGAAGAAGCGGGTGCCTCTTTTCAGGTAGACAAAGATGCGTATTCGGTCGATGACTCTCAGGTTGTTTGGTCGATTCAGGGTTGCCCTGCAGGGCGTCGTTATTTTTGCGCTTTTTTTTGTGCTCTTGCCTGTTTGGGCAAGCGTGGTGCAAGCCGCCACCGGCGAGCGGCAACTCTCGCTCTCGCTACCCGAGATTGTTGTCGAGTCTCCTGACATTGGAAGAATTGTAGCGCAACGCGTTCGCCCAATCCCTCCACTTCAACTCGGAGTCCGAATTCCGAGAATTTTCCCGCACATTGAAATGCCGCGCATTAATCCGCTTTCGAGGCCCTTTCCTCTGGAACGTAAACCTGATCTCGCATTAACGGATGTTGGGAGCAGCTTTTCACGTTTCTTTGGTGATGAAGATAAAATTTTCGAAAGTGGCCTTGCCTATTTGAAGAAAAACTCCCCAGTGGAGGCGCTTTCATTTTTCAAGCAATCCATGGAATCCACGGATTCTGCTCGCCTCAAGGCGGCGGCTCAGTATTGGGCGGCCGAGTCGCTCATTAGGCTTGGGCGTTTTGGAGAGGCCCGAAATATGCGCCTAGCTCTGTTGACAGCAGGTGCCGGGGCCGCCGAATCGTATCGTTATGCCGCTCGCTATGCCCTCGCTGCGAGAGACTGCCGCGAGGGTGCGCTTAATGAGTGTTTGAAGTGGCTCGTGGATGGAAGCTGGAAGGCTGGTGATTTTGCCTATGAGGAAGCTCGTTTTTTGGAAGCCTGGGTTTCTATACGCAAATCTGAGCAGGGAAAAGCGCTGGATATTTTGTCGAAATTGTTGTCGGGCGGGAGGAGGAATTCTCCTCGGGTGCAAGTGTCGGCGGGACATCTTTACTTTGCGGCGGGTGAATATGAAAAGGCGCGAAATGTTTATTCTAATTTTGAACCCATCCGCGCTCCGAATAAAAAGGGTGCTGGGGTGGAGGGTGAGGCCCTTAACGGCTTGGGTTGGTCGCATTTGTTCCTGGGTAAAACAAAAAAGGCTGGCCTCGTTTTCGCTCAATTTCTAAAGCGCCACCCCAATCACCCACAAGTTTTTTCCGCAAAAGTAGGGCGTTTGGCTGTGCGTATCGAAGGAGGAGGCGAAAAGGCCCGTCGCGCACTTAATAAATTCATCAAGAAATATTCCACCAGCGAGCACATCGGGCCGCTTCAATTACAGATGGCCTGGGCGCTGTTCAAAAAACGCAAATTCAACCTTGCCCAAAAGCTGGCCGCATCCGTCAGCGATAAACATGCGTTAGGCCAAATTTATCGCCTTGGGCGTATTATTGAGGGATTGAGTCTATATCACCTGGATAAGATTCGGGCGGCATATGGCGTTCTTCGCACCGGAGCGGAGAGTCCCCCCATTGGAGGACCTGCGCATCTTGCCGAGAGTCAGGCGGCGCGATCGGCGGCCATGGCCACGGCTTTTGCCGCATTCCGACTCAAGGATTTTGAGGGCGCCCAGACGGTTTTACGGCATTGGGCATTCCATGCATCTGCTGTCTCGGATGGTAGGGCAGATTCTGAGGCGGCCTTGTGGTACGGCGAGGCAGCCTTTGAGGCTGGAAACCTTAAGCAGGCTCGGCAGGCTTTTGGGAGGGTCACAAAAAATGAGGGGCAATGGTATCGCGCCCAGGCAGGATTGGCATGGATTCATTACAGGAAACTTGAATGGCGGCAGGCGGCAGCCCTTTTTGATCGGGTGTTTGCCGCAAAGCCCCTTGGTCCGCTGGCGGCAGAGGCCCTCGCACGGGCGGGGGAGGCGAGGTTTAACCTTGGCGACTACGTCGGGGCGCTTAAGGCATTT is a genomic window of Nitrospinaceae bacterium containing:
- a CDS encoding tetratricopeptide repeat protein, producing the protein MRIRSMTLRLFGRFRVALQGVVIFALFFVLLPVWASVVQAATGERQLSLSLPEIVVESPDIGRIVAQRVRPIPPLQLGVRIPRIFPHIEMPRINPLSRPFPLERKPDLALTDVGSSFSRFFGDEDKIFESGLAYLKKNSPVEALSFFKQSMESTDSARLKAAAQYWAAESLIRLGRFGEARNMRLALLTAGAGAAESYRYAARYALAARDCREGALNECLKWLVDGSWKAGDFAYEEARFLEAWVSIRKSEQGKALDILSKLLSGGRRNSPRVQVSAGHLYFAAGEYEKARNVYSNFEPIRAPNKKGAGVEGEALNGLGWSHLFLGKTKKAGLVFAQFLKRHPNHPQVFSAKVGRLAVRIEGGGEKARRALNKFIKKYSTSEHIGPLQLQMAWALFKKRKFNLAQKLAASVSDKHALGQIYRLGRIIEGLSLYHLDKIRAAYGVLRTGAESPPIGGPAHLAESQAARSAAMATAFAAFRLKDFEGAQTVLRHWAFHASAVSDGRADSEAALWYGEAAFEAGNLKQARQAFGRVTKNEGQWYRAQAGLAWIHYRKLEWRQAAALFDRVFAAKPLGPLAAEALARAGEARFNLGDYVGALKAFELVEKEFAGGAVAGEALLEKGKLLFRRNRLVEAGESFDQYLKKYPKNDSIPIVKFWSALVLFRKGNYRMARELLLFFIQKNP